From the genome of Litorilinea aerophila:
CGGCCCCGGCAAATTGCTCGGGGTGTTCTTCCACCAGGAAGCGGGCGCCATAGTCGCTGCCCGCCTCCTCGTCGCTCATGATGGTCAGGATCACATCACCGGCCGGGCGCACTCCCTCCCGCCAGGCCCGCAGGAACGCGGTCACCATCATGGCCACCCCGCCCTTCATGTCCAGCGCGCCTCGCCCCCAGACGTAGCCGTCCACCAGCTCGGCCGAGAAGGGCGGATGTTCCCACGCCTGCCCGGCGGTGGTCACCACGTCCACATGGCCCTGGAGGACCAGCCCCGGCGCCTCGCCCCGGCCGGGCAGCCGGGCAATCAGGTTGGGCCGGTTGGGATCCCTGGCCAGGATGGTGGCTTCCACACCGGCCCGGGTCAACAGCTCCCGGAGGAAGGCGATGCAGGCGGCCTCATTGCCGGGCGGGTTGGTGGTATCGAAGCGGATAAGGGTCCGCAGCAGTTCAATGGGATCCAGGTCTACAGTCGCCGTCATCTCGATGATCCTCACTCCCCCAATCTGCAATCTTGAATCTTCCACTCAAACCGCATGTTCTGCGATCCACTCCTGGGTAATCTCCAGGCCGAAGCCCGGCGCGTCGCTGGGTACCAGGTAGCCGTTTTCGATAGCCGGCGTACCGGGCAGGCGGGTCATCTCGGCCAGGGGTACGCCCGGCGGGGAGACGCCCTCGGAGCGTTCGCCCCAGGTGACGGCGGGCATGGCGTAGGCCAGGTGCTGGCCGAAGGGGTAGTTCATGCCCGCGTGGGGGATGACCTCGATGCCCATGGCCTCGGCCAGGTGGCAAATCTTGACCACGCCGGTGATGCCCCCGCACCAGAGGATGTCCGGCTGGAAGATGTCCACCAGGCGGCGGCTGGCCGCAGCGGCAAAGGTGTGGGGCAGGTACCAGTGTTCGCCGGCGGCCAGGGTCTGCCAGGGCAAGCGGCTGCGGACGGCCTGGTATTCGTCCAGTCGTTCCGGCGCTACGAACTCCTCGATCCACCGCAGGCGATAGGGGCGGACCAGCTCCGCCAGGCGCAGGGTGTAGTCCACGTCGGTGGACATCCAGCAGTCCAGCATGAGCTCCACCTGGTCGCCCACCAGCTCCCGGGTGCGGGCCACCAGCTCCACGTTTTTGTGCAGGCCGTCCAGCCCATCCTGGGGGCCCCAGGGGGTGAAGATCTTGGTGGCCTTGAAACCCAGCTCCAGGTACCACTCGGTGTCGAAACCGGTGGCGTAGCAGAAGATCCGCTCCTTCTGGGGGCCGCCCAGCAGCTCGTAGACCGGCCGCCCCAGGAGCTTCCCCTTCAGGTCCCACAAGGCCACATCCACCGCGCTGAGGGCATAGCTGGCCAGGCCGGCCGGTCCATAGGCCATGCTCATGCGGGCCATCATGTCCCACAGCTTTTCGGTGGCCATGCAGTTCTGGCCGACCAGGGCGGGCGCGAAATGGTCGTTGATGATCGAGACCACGGGGTTGCTGTGGACGGTGAGGCCGAAGCCCCAGGTGCCATCCTCGGCGGTGACCACCACCGCGGCCCGCTGCCACATGCGGGGAAAGCCATGGCCGCGCGCTTCAGGATAACGGTTCACCGGCCGGTTCATCTCCAGGGTGTTCGCCCGGCTGGGCGAGCGGGGTGTCGTGGTTGGGCGTGGCGTGACGTCGATGGTCAACGCCCGGACTTCTTTGATCTTCATGGTTAGCGTCCCTTGGGCATGAAGGCGGAAAGCCCCCCATCCACCGGAAGCACCTGGCCGGTGATGTGGGCGGCGTGGTCACCAAGCAGGAAGCAGACCAGCGCAGCCACTTCTCGCGCGTGGCCGGGGCGGCCGTTGGGCACGTCGGCGCACTGGGGGAAATCGGCGGGGTCCGGCGGGTAGGGCGCGTCCGCGGGGAGGGTCCAGCCGGGCGCTACCGCGTTGACGGTGACGCCATGGCGGGCCAGCTCCACGGCAAAGGATTTGGTCAGGTGATTGATGCCGGCTTTGGCCACGCCGTAGACGCCCTCGCCCGGCACGTAGTTGAGGCTGGCCACGCTGCTGACATTGACGATGCGCCCCCAGCCCCGCTCCACCATGCCAGGCGCCACGGCGCGGATGGTCAGGAAGGTCCCCCGCAGGTCGGTGTGGATCAGCCGATCCCACTCGTCATCCTGCAGCTCCAGCAGGGGCTTGTCCACCCAGTCGCCGGCGTTGTTGACCAGGATGTCGATGGGGCCCAGGGCTTCCTCCACTGCGGCGCAGAGGGCGGCCGGTCCCTGGTGGGTGGACAGGTCCCCCTGGACCGCGGTTGCCCGGTGGCCGGCGGCCCTCATGGCGGAGACCAACGTCTCTGCCCGGGTCCGATTGTGATGGTAGGTGACGGCCACGGCAGCGCCTTCCTGGGCGATGGCCCAGGCCATGGCTGTCCCCAGCCCGCCGGCGCCGCCGGTGATGAGGGCAACTCGTCCTGTCAGTGTCATGAAATCTCCTTTCGGCTAAGGAAGGACTCGCTTGGGTATTTTGCAGACCATGGTATAGGCCGGGTCGTAGATGTTGCCCAGGTCATATTCCACCGTCTGCCCCATGAGGATGTGCGCCCCCACCGGGTCCAGGCCGTAGCCTTCCTGGAGCCAGCGCAACATTTCGGTGGTGGCATGTTGGGTGGCCTGGTCCAGGGGGCGGGCGTTGCCCACGGTGAAGATGTAGTCGTTGTTCTCGCCCCGGGGCCAGAAGCATCGCTGCCCCTTGCGCAGATCCACCGTAAACTGCACGTCAAAGGAAATCTCGATGCCGGTACCCACGATTTCGCCGTCCCCCTGCAGGGCGTGGCCATCGCCGATGTGGAAGAGGGCGCCCTCCACGAAGACCGGGAAATAGACGGTCACCCCAGCCACGAAGCCCCGGTAGTCCATGTTGCCGCCGTGGGGGCCGGAGGTGGCGGTGGAGATGGCCTGACCGCCGGCCGGGGCCACGCCGAAGCACCCCACCATGGGGGCCAGGGGAAGTTGAAGCCGCCCCAGGCGGGTGTCCTCGGGATCGATGAGGGTGGCGGTGCCCGCCGCGTTGTTGATGGCCCAGGTGGCCAGGGCCTGGCTCTCGTCGGCCGGCCAGGGCATGCCAGGTACATATTCAGGATCCACCACGTTGGCGGCGACCACCTTACGGCTCCAGCCGGTGGGCCGGTTGGGCGTCAGCCGGTCCAGGTAGACGATGAGGGTGTCCCCTGGCTCCGCGCCTTCCACGTAGAAGGGGCCGGTCATGGGGTTGCCCCGGGGGGTGATGGGTTGACCGCTGGCGTCCGCGCCCCGGGCGTCCACCGTGGTGGTGATCACCGTATCGCCGGGCGCGATGTGCAACACCGGGGGATGGGAACCGATGGTGTTGAAGTAGTGGGTGGGTGTAAAATGATGGGTCGCCATGGATCTTCTCCTGGAATCTCAGTTCTTGGAACGGATGAAAGCCGTGGTCAACCTGTAGGGACAGGGCGAGCCCTGTCCGCTTGCCCTGTCCAGGGTGCAGGCGGGGCAAGCCTCGCCCCTACCAGTAGAGGACCACGTCGTCCCCCTCCTGTTCCACCTGGTAGGTACGCACCCGCAGGGTCTCGTCGTAGAGGGCCCGACCGGTTTTGA
Proteins encoded in this window:
- a CDS encoding enolase C-terminal domain-like protein, producing MKIKEVRALTIDVTPRPTTTPRSPSRANTLEMNRPVNRYPEARGHGFPRMWQRAAVVVTAEDGTWGFGLTVHSNPVVSIINDHFAPALVGQNCMATEKLWDMMARMSMAYGPAGLASYALSAVDVALWDLKGKLLGRPVYELLGGPQKERIFCYATGFDTEWYLELGFKATKIFTPWGPQDGLDGLHKNVELVARTRELVGDQVELMLDCWMSTDVDYTLRLAELVRPYRLRWIEEFVAPERLDEYQAVRSRLPWQTLAAGEHWYLPHTFAAAASRRLVDIFQPDILWCGGITGVVKICHLAEAMGIEVIPHAGMNYPFGQHLAYAMPAVTWGERSEGVSPPGVPLAEMTRLPGTPAIENGYLVPSDAPGFGLEITQEWIAEHAV
- a CDS encoding SDR family NAD(P)-dependent oxidoreductase, encoding MTLTGRVALITGGAGGLGTAMAWAIAQEGAAVAVTYHHNRTRAETLVSAMRAAGHRATAVQGDLSTHQGPAALCAAVEEALGPIDILVNNAGDWVDKPLLELQDDEWDRLIHTDLRGTFLTIRAVAPGMVERGWGRIVNVSSVASLNYVPGEGVYGVAKAGINHLTKSFAVELARHGVTVNAVAPGWTLPADAPYPPDPADFPQCADVPNGRPGHAREVAALVCFLLGDHAAHITGQVLPVDGGLSAFMPKGR
- a CDS encoding acetamidase/formamidase family protein, which produces MATHHFTPTHYFNTIGSHPPVLHIAPGDTVITTTVDARGADASGQPITPRGNPMTGPFYVEGAEPGDTLIVYLDRLTPNRPTGWSRKVVAANVVDPEYVPGMPWPADESQALATWAINNAAGTATLIDPEDTRLGRLQLPLAPMVGCFGVAPAGGQAISTATSGPHGGNMDYRGFVAGVTVYFPVFVEGALFHIGDGHALQGDGEIVGTGIEISFDVQFTVDLRKGQRCFWPRGENNDYIFTVGNARPLDQATQHATTEMLRWLQEGYGLDPVGAHILMGQTVEYDLGNIYDPAYTMVCKIPKRVLP